One segment of Tenrec ecaudatus isolate mTenEca1 chromosome 1, mTenEca1.hap1, whole genome shotgun sequence DNA contains the following:
- the FCRLA gene encoding Fc receptor-like A: MKLDRFLMAWTPYLLLAVFWEAPMLLAASLEKVPCEELIAPGSVSIQDSNCHTDGEEWTGPKEDGFQNKGYTFSEPFHLIVSYDWLILQGPSKPVFEGDSLVLRCRAWQDWPLTQVIFYRDSSALGPPGPNQEFTIPVVQEADSGHYHCSGIFRSPGSGIPETASSTAIVVQELFSTPVLSAAPSTEPQEGSPVTLSCQTKLPLQRSATRLLFSFYKDGKTLRSRDLVSEFRIPAVSSEHSGSYWCEATTEDNQVWKQSLQLEIRVHGFSSSAAPPISTSAPQKPTASETASTEPPGPLPPPTTPSPEDPCLSTPLVVPDPHLHYQMSILLKYVQDVRALLGHLVTEMRDLSGHQKPETTKTTVKQK, encoded by the exons ATGAAGTTAGACCGTTTTCTCATGGCCTGGACTCCCTACCTTCTCCTGGCTGTGTTCTGGGAAGCTCCGATGCTACTAG CTGCCAGTCTTGAGAAGGTGCCATGTGAAGAACTCATAGCCCCTGGATCTGTCAGCATCCAGGACAGCAACTGCCACACAGACGGCGAGGAGTGGACTGGCCCAAAGGAAGATGGCTTCCAGAACAAAGGCTACACTTTCAGCGAACCTTTCCATCTAATCGTGTCCTACG ACTGGCTGATCCTCCAAGGTCCATCCAAGCCTGTGTTTGAAGGAGACTCACTGGTTCTGCGCTGCCGAGCCTGGCAAGATTGGCCATTGACCCAGGTCATCTTCTATCGGGACAGCTCAGCCCTGGGTCCCCCTGGACCCAACCAGGAATTCACCATCCCTGTGGTGCAAGAAGCAGACAGTGGACACTACCACTGCAGTGGGATCTTCAGGAGTCCTGGTTCTGGGATCCCAGAAACAGCATCTTCTACAGCCATTGTTGTCCAAG aactgttttcaaCGCCGGTTCTCAGCGCCGCACCTTCAACTGAGCCCCAAGAGGGGAGCCCAGTGACACTGAGCTGTCAGACAAAGCTGCCCCTGCAGAGGTCAGCCACACGCCTCCTCTTCTCCTTCTACAAGGATGGTAAAACCCTACGCAGCAGGGACCTAGTCTCAGAATTCCGTATCCCTGCAGTTTCCTCAGAGCACTCTGGGTCCTACTGGTGTGAGGCAACTACCGAGGACAACCAAGTGTGGAAACAGAGCCTTCAGCTTGAGATCAGGGTGCATG GATTCTCCAGTTCTGCTGCACCTCCCATCTCGACCTCAGCTCCTCAGAAGCCAACTGCTTCAGAAACAGCTTCTACAGAGCCCCCGGGACCTCTGCCTCCTCCGACCACCCCTTCTCCCGAGGACCCATGCTTATCCACTCCCCTGGTGGTGCCAGACCCCCACCTACATTACCAGATGAGCATTCTTCTCAAATATGTGCAGGATGTGAGAGCTCTTCTTGGACACCTGGTGACAGAGATGAGGGACTTGTCTGGCCACCAGAAGCCTGAGACCACAAAGACTACTGTCAAGCAAAAGTAA
- the FCRLB gene encoding Fc receptor-like B: MWALTTLLMLVSSSGQAAPLEKPILSLHPPWTTIFKGERVTLRCDGYHPLLLELRPISTLWYLGHLLLPSHKKSIEVQTPGVYRCQTRGAPVSDPIHLSVSNDWLILQVPYAAVFEGESLVMRCRGWYDKVVYKLHYYRDGQAVRYFHSSANYTVPQARTSDSGRYQCSGTMRIPVESAPMFSSKVAVTVQELFPAPVLRVTGRVETRGAAPGGVVVRCETHLHPHKLDTPLQFIFYKYSRVVRRFDWGAEYTVPEAEVEELESHWCEAATTTRSVRKRSPWLQLPGRGSPLDLTFTTAPVPQAVASAPSNKPLSFRKPPVARSVPSVSSTSNTTASGLLFPLGSAPTAGPPACAPPTALESSALAALPPSVDLLLQEMRLLKGLLSRVVLQLKEPQALPGTSKTPTNHWAVSQGSRKTTTVES, encoded by the exons ATGTGGGCACTGACAACCCTCCTGATGCTGG TATCAAGCAGTGGACAAGCTG ctcctctggagaagccCATCCTCTCCCTGCACCCACCTTGGACTACAATCTTCAAGGGGGAGCGAGTCACCTTGcgttgtgatgggtaccaccctCTGCTCCTGGAGCTCCGACCCATCAGCACGCTCTGGTATTTGGGCCACCTGCTCCTGCCCTCACACAAGAAGAGCATCGAGGTGCAGACCCCAGGGGTGTATCGATGCCAGACACGGGGAGCACCTGTCAGTGACCCCATCCACCTCTCTGTGTCTAACG ACTGGCTGATCCTGCAGGTGCCCTATGCTGCAGTGTTTGAGGGTGAGTCTCTGGTCATGCGCTGTCGCGGCTGGTACGACAAGGTGGTCTACAAGCTTCATTACTACCGCGATGGCCAGGCGGTGCGCTACTTCCACTCGAGCGCCAACTACACCGTGCCGCAGGCGCGCACCAGCGACAGCGGGCGCTACCAGTGCTCCGGTACCATGCGCATCCCGGTGGAGAGCGCGCCCATGTTCTCTTCCAAGGTGGCGGTGACCGTGCAAG AGCTGTTCCCGGCGCCAGTGCTTCGGGTGACCGGCCGGGTGGAGACGCGCGGCGCGGCGCCCGGCGGGGTGGTGGTGCGCTGCGAGACGCACCTGCACCCGCACAAGCTCGACACGCCGCTGCAGTTCATCTTCTACAAGTACAGTCGCGTCGTGCGCCGCTTCGACTGGGGCGCCGAGTACACGGTGCCCGAGGCCGAGGTCGAAGAGCTGGAATCGCACTGGTGCGAGGCGGCCACCACGACCCGCAGCGTCCGGAAACGCAGCCCGTGGCTGCAGCTGCCCGGGCGGG GCTCTCCTCTGGACCTGACTTTCACCACGGCCCCAGTTCCGCAGGCCGTGGCCTCGGCGCCCAGTAACAAGCCGCTCTCCTTCCGAAAGCCTCCCGTGGCTAGATCGGTCCCATCCGTCAGCTCCACCTCTAACACCACCGCCTCAGGACTGCTGTTCCCCTTGGGCAGCGCCCCCACTGCTGGACCCCCCGCCTGCGCTCCCCCCACGGCCCTGGAATCATCTGCCTTGGCAGCCCTGCCGCCCAGCGTGGACCTTCTGCTCCAAGAGATGCGTCTGCTCAAAGGCCTTCTGAGCCGCGTGGTCCTGCAGTTAAAGGAGCCGCAGGCCCTCCCGGGAACATCCAAGACCCCCACTAACCACTGGGCTGTGAGCCAGGGAAGCCGGAAGACCACTACAGTGGAGAGCTGA